A section of the Bacillus pumilus genome encodes:
- a CDS encoding DUF47 domain-containing protein, whose protein sequence is MLKRKKDKFSVLLTEIAKNLDETAEYFVSYKVTNQTTLKEFSDTLKEYETKGDNHVHTMIKELNKAFITPIEREDILQLTNSLDDVLDGIEHFSATMEIYSMTSSDEHIDKFSHYIRECAKEILITIDLLAENRLKDIQPHAIKIKEIEHNCDNLYRKSLKNLFGKETDPIKVIQYKEIYETLEEIADSCQGVANNLETIIMKNA, encoded by the coding sequence ATGTTAAAAAGGAAAAAAGACAAGTTTTCCGTCTTGTTAACGGAAATTGCTAAAAATTTAGATGAAACTGCTGAGTATTTTGTTAGCTATAAAGTAACAAATCAAACCACTCTGAAAGAATTTTCTGACACATTGAAGGAATATGAGACAAAAGGTGATAATCATGTTCATACTATGATTAAAGAGCTGAACAAAGCCTTTATTACACCGATTGAACGTGAAGACATTCTTCAATTGACGAATAGCCTCGACGATGTTTTAGATGGAATTGAGCATTTTTCAGCAACAATGGAAATTTATTCAATGACAAGCTCTGACGAACATATCGACAAATTCAGCCACTACATCAGAGAATGTGCAAAGGAAATTTTAATTACAATCGATTTACTGGCTGAAAATCGCTTAAAAGATATTCAACCACACGCAATCAAAATCAAAGAGATCGAGCATAATTGTGACAATCTTTATCGTAAATCACTAAAGAACTTGTTTGGAAAAGAAACGGATCCAATCAAGGTCATTCAATACAAAGAAATTTACGAAACACTTGAAGAAATTGCTGATTCCTGTCAAGGTGTTGCCAACAATCTAGAAACAATCATTATGAAGAATGCGTAA